Proteins encoded by one window of Streptacidiphilus sp. PB12-B1b:
- a CDS encoding glutamine synthetase family protein, translated as MSERQPPLSVHDLRNLVVSGEIHTVALAFTDMQGRLQGKRFAAGFFLDEVLAHGSEGCAYLLAVDVELNTVDGYPMASWDTGYGDFALVPDLSTLRRTPWQPGTALVTADLAWLDGAPVTASPRQILRRQLERLAEHGLTAWAGTELEFIVFRDSYEDAWKRGYHELTPANQYNADYSLLATARIEPLLARIRNEMGAAGMVVESAKGECNLGQHEIAFRYDNALTTCDQHSVYKTGAKEIAAQQGVSLTFMAKFNEREGNSCHIHLSLRDTSGMPVCAGPDGEMSPLMRHFLAGQLAAMRELTLFYAPNINSYKRFRPGSFAPTAVAWGRDNRTCSLRVVGHGPSLRMENRAPGGDVNPYLAVAAMIAAGLHGIERQLEPAEPCTGNAYTADYAHLPGTLREAAALWSGSEIAEAAFGKDVVQHYLTMAQVELDAYDSAVTDWERKRSFERM; from the coding sequence GTGAGCGAACGCCAACCACCCTTGAGCGTTCACGACCTACGCAACCTCGTCGTCTCGGGGGAGATCCACACCGTCGCCCTCGCCTTCACCGACATGCAGGGCCGATTGCAGGGCAAGCGGTTCGCGGCCGGCTTCTTCCTGGACGAGGTGCTCGCCCACGGCAGTGAGGGCTGCGCCTACCTGCTCGCCGTCGACGTCGAGCTGAACACCGTCGACGGCTACCCCATGGCCTCCTGGGACACCGGCTACGGGGACTTCGCCCTCGTCCCCGACCTGTCCACGCTCCGGCGCACCCCCTGGCAGCCCGGAACCGCCCTGGTCACCGCCGACCTCGCCTGGCTGGACGGCGCGCCGGTCACCGCCTCGCCCCGGCAGATCCTGCGTCGGCAGCTGGAGCGGCTGGCCGAGCACGGGCTCACCGCCTGGGCCGGCACCGAGCTGGAGTTCATCGTCTTCCGCGACAGCTACGAGGACGCCTGGAAGCGCGGCTACCACGAGCTCACCCCGGCCAACCAGTACAACGCCGACTACTCGCTGCTGGCCACCGCCCGGATCGAGCCGCTGCTGGCCCGCATCCGCAACGAGATGGGCGCGGCCGGGATGGTCGTGGAGTCCGCCAAGGGCGAGTGCAACCTGGGCCAGCACGAGATCGCCTTCCGCTACGACAACGCGCTCACCACCTGCGACCAGCACAGCGTCTACAAGACCGGGGCCAAGGAGATCGCCGCCCAGCAGGGCGTCTCGCTGACCTTCATGGCCAAGTTCAACGAGCGCGAGGGCAACAGCTGTCACATCCACCTCTCGCTGCGCGACACCTCCGGGATGCCGGTCTGCGCCGGACCGGACGGGGAGATGTCCCCGCTGATGCGGCACTTCCTGGCCGGGCAGCTGGCCGCCATGCGCGAGCTCACCCTCTTCTACGCGCCCAACATCAACTCCTACAAGCGCTTCCGGCCCGGCTCCTTCGCGCCGACCGCCGTCGCCTGGGGGCGCGACAACCGCACCTGCTCGCTGCGGGTGGTCGGCCACGGCCCCTCGCTGCGCATGGAGAACCGGGCCCCGGGCGGCGACGTCAACCCGTACCTGGCGGTGGCCGCGATGATCGCCGCCGGACTGCACGGCATCGAACGGCAGTTGGAGCCCGCCGAGCCCTGTACCGGCAACGCCTACACCGCCGACTACGCCCACCTGCCCGGCACCCTGCGCGAGGCCGCCGCACTGTGGTCCGGCAGTGAAATCGCCGAGGCGGCCTTCGGAAAGGACGTCGTCCAGCACTACCTGACGATGGCTCAGGTGGAACTGGACGCCTACGACAGCGCCGTCACCGACTGGGAGCGCAAGCGCTCCTTCGAACGAATGTGA
- a CDS encoding aldehyde dehydrogenase has protein sequence MTDEQSPLIVLNPATEEAVATVPGTTPEQVDAAVARAAQAQRGWAALAPADRARLLRRFADTVDSHLDELAELEVREAGHTRGNARWEAGNVRDLLEYAAAGVERLIGHQIPVAGGLDVTFHEPLGVVAVIAPWNFPMPIAAWGFAPALAAGNAVLLKPAETTPLTALRLAELALTAGLPEHLLQVLPGHGTVTGRALTGHPGVRKVVFTGSTPVGKEIMARCAGQLKRVTLELGGKSPNIVFADADLERAAASAPMAFLDNAGQDCCARTRILVQREVYDDFLALVAPAIEAVRVGDPADPATEMGPLISARQLARVNGYLTPDAPVAAQGKAPAGPGFWCAPTLLAPDDPGSPAAVEEIFGPIAVVLPFTDEADALRLANATRYGLSGSIWTRDLGRALRMARGVEAGNLSVNSHSSVRYWTPFGGFGESGLGRELGPDALAHFTETKNVFISTEE, from the coding sequence ATGACCGACGAGCAGAGCCCGTTGATCGTGCTCAACCCGGCCACGGAAGAGGCCGTCGCCACCGTCCCCGGCACCACGCCGGAACAGGTGGACGCCGCCGTCGCCCGCGCCGCCCAGGCCCAGCGCGGCTGGGCCGCCCTCGCCCCCGCCGACCGGGCCAGACTGCTCCGCCGCTTCGCCGACACCGTCGACTCCCACCTCGACGAACTCGCCGAGCTGGAGGTGCGCGAGGCCGGCCACACCCGGGGCAACGCCCGCTGGGAGGCGGGCAACGTCCGCGACCTGCTGGAGTACGCCGCCGCCGGGGTCGAGCGACTGATCGGCCATCAGATCCCGGTGGCGGGAGGCCTGGACGTCACCTTCCACGAGCCGCTCGGCGTGGTCGCGGTGATCGCACCCTGGAACTTCCCCATGCCCATCGCCGCATGGGGCTTCGCCCCCGCGCTGGCCGCAGGCAACGCCGTACTGCTCAAACCCGCCGAGACCACCCCGCTGACCGCCCTGCGGCTGGCCGAACTCGCCCTCACCGCAGGGCTTCCGGAGCACCTGCTGCAGGTGCTCCCCGGCCACGGCACGGTCACCGGCCGCGCCCTGACCGGCCACCCGGGCGTGCGCAAGGTGGTCTTCACCGGCTCCACCCCGGTCGGCAAGGAGATCATGGCCCGCTGCGCCGGGCAGCTCAAGCGGGTCACGCTGGAACTCGGCGGCAAGAGCCCCAACATCGTCTTCGCCGACGCCGACCTGGAGCGCGCCGCCGCCAGCGCCCCCATGGCCTTCCTCGACAACGCCGGGCAGGACTGCTGCGCCCGCACCCGCATCCTGGTCCAACGCGAGGTCTACGACGACTTCCTGGCACTGGTCGCGCCCGCGATCGAGGCCGTGCGGGTGGGCGACCCGGCCGACCCCGCCACCGAGATGGGCCCGCTGATCTCCGCCCGCCAGCTCGCCCGGGTCAACGGCTACCTCACCCCGGACGCACCCGTCGCCGCCCAGGGCAAGGCCCCCGCCGGGCCCGGCTTCTGGTGCGCGCCGACGCTGCTCGCCCCCGACGACCCCGGCAGCCCCGCCGCCGTCGAGGAGATCTTCGGGCCGATCGCCGTCGTCCTGCCCTTCACCGACGAGGCCGACGCGCTGCGCCTGGCCAACGCCACCCGCTACGGCCTCTCCGGCTCCATCTGGACCCGCGACCTCGGCCGGGCGCTGCGGATGGCCCGGGGCGTCGAGGCGGGCAACCTGTCGGTCAACTCCCACAGCTCCGTGCGCTACTGGACCCCTTTCGGGGGCTTCGGCGAGTCCGGCCTCGGCCGCGAACTCGGCCCCGACGCCCTCGCGCACTTCACCGAGACCAAGAACGTCTTCATCAGCACAGAGGAGTAG
- a CDS encoding 3-oxoacyl-ACP reductase — translation MTDNEIVCRRLVGRTAVITGAGSGIGLATARRLAGEGANVVCADIDETAGKAAAEEVGGLFVRVDVTDADQVEALFKAAYDTYGSVDIAFNNAGISPPDDDSILTTGIDAWRRVQEVNLTSVYLCCKAALPYMQRQGKGSIINTASFVAVMGAATSQISYTASKGGVLAMSRELGVQFAREGIRVNALCPGPVNTPLLQELFAKDPKRAARRLVHIPLGRFAEPQEIAAAVAFLASDDSSFMTANEFLVDGGIGGAYVTPL, via the coding sequence ATGACCGACAACGAGATCGTCTGCCGACGCCTGGTCGGCCGCACCGCCGTCATCACCGGCGCGGGCAGCGGCATCGGCCTGGCCACCGCGCGCCGCCTCGCCGGTGAGGGCGCGAACGTGGTCTGCGCCGACATCGACGAGACCGCCGGCAAGGCCGCCGCCGAGGAGGTCGGCGGGCTGTTCGTCCGGGTCGACGTCACCGACGCCGACCAGGTCGAGGCGCTGTTCAAGGCCGCGTACGACACCTACGGCAGCGTCGACATCGCCTTCAACAACGCCGGCATCTCGCCGCCCGACGACGACTCCATCCTGACCACCGGCATCGACGCCTGGCGCCGGGTCCAGGAGGTCAACCTGACCTCCGTCTACCTGTGTTGCAAGGCGGCCCTGCCGTACATGCAGCGGCAGGGCAAGGGCTCGATCATCAACACCGCCTCGTTCGTGGCGGTGATGGGCGCGGCCACCTCGCAGATCTCCTACACCGCGTCCAAGGGCGGGGTGCTGGCGATGTCCCGGGAGCTGGGCGTGCAGTTCGCCCGCGAGGGCATCCGGGTGAACGCGCTGTGCCCCGGCCCGGTCAACACCCCGCTGTTGCAGGAGCTGTTCGCCAAGGACCCGAAGCGCGCCGCCCGCCGCCTGGTGCACATCCCCCTCGGCCGCTTCGCCGAGCCGCAGGAGATCGCCGCCGCCGTGGCCTTCCTGGCCAGCGACGACTCCTCGTTCATGACCGCCAACGAGTTCCTCGTGGACGGCGGTATCGGCGGGGCGTACGTCACCCCGCTGTAG
- a CDS encoding glycosyltransferase — protein MRILFTFIGGSGHFHPLVPIARAAEAAGHTVAVAGGGNLVPTIEAAGFTAFATSEPRPRPQEPDRTPLEPVDAEGDDRGLRDGFAGRGARRHAGAIPDIVRAWRPDVVVRDEVDFGTAVAAELLGLPCATVLVLAAGTFLRKDLVAAPLHQLRSGLGLPPDPGLAMLDRDLVLSPFPPSFRSPDAPLPSTAFSFRTASVPPPGAASRRPTVYFTLGTVYTHPELHARVLAGLRQLPADVVMTVGAGIDPAEFGPQPDHVRIERFIPQDEILPRCDLVVSHGGSGSLAGALAHGLPSVLLPMGADQPHNARRCVALGTGRVLDPVTASPEDVREAVATVLADHAYRRAAGRLRDEINALPGVETTVPRIEQLGQGTTRLAPAG, from the coding sequence ATGAGGATCTTGTTCACCTTCATCGGCGGCAGCGGCCACTTCCATCCCCTCGTCCCCATCGCCCGCGCCGCCGAGGCGGCCGGGCACACGGTCGCCGTGGCCGGTGGCGGAAACCTGGTCCCCACGATCGAGGCGGCTGGGTTCACCGCGTTCGCCACGAGCGAGCCGCGGCCCCGACCGCAGGAACCGGACCGCACGCCGCTGGAGCCCGTCGACGCCGAGGGCGACGACCGCGGGCTGCGGGACGGCTTCGCCGGGCGCGGGGCGCGGCGGCACGCCGGGGCGATTCCGGACATCGTCCGCGCATGGCGGCCCGACGTTGTCGTCCGGGACGAGGTCGACTTCGGCACGGCGGTCGCGGCCGAACTGCTGGGCCTGCCGTGCGCGACCGTGCTCGTCCTCGCGGCCGGGACGTTCCTGCGCAAGGATCTGGTCGCCGCTCCGCTGCACCAACTGCGGTCCGGCCTCGGGCTTCCGCCGGATCCGGGGCTCGCCATGCTCGACCGGGACCTGGTCCTGTCGCCCTTCCCGCCGAGCTTCCGCAGCCCCGACGCGCCCTTGCCGTCCACGGCGTTCTCGTTCCGGACGGCGTCCGTGCCGCCACCGGGCGCGGCCTCGCGGCGACCGACCGTCTACTTCACCCTCGGCACCGTCTACACCCACCCCGAACTGCACGCGCGCGTCCTGGCCGGGCTGCGACAGCTGCCTGCGGACGTGGTCATGACCGTGGGCGCGGGCATCGATCCCGCCGAGTTCGGACCGCAGCCGGACCACGTCCGGATCGAGAGGTTCATCCCCCAGGACGAGATCCTGCCGCGCTGCGACCTCGTCGTCTCGCACGGCGGTTCCGGCAGCCTCGCCGGAGCCCTCGCCCATGGCCTGCCGTCGGTCCTGCTTCCGATGGGCGCCGATCAGCCGCACAACGCGAGACGCTGCGTCGCACTCGGCACCGGACGGGTCCTCGATCCGGTCACCGCCTCCCCCGAGGACGTACGCGAGGCGGTGGCGACCGTCCTCGCCGATCACGCCTACCGCCGCGCCGCCGGGCGGCTCCGCGACGAGATCAACGCCCTGCCCGGGGTGGAAACGACCGTCCCCCGCATCGAGCAACTCGGGCAGGGCACAACCCGGTTGGCCCCGGCCGGGTAG
- a CDS encoding GntR family transcriptional regulator: MALPKYEQIAQSLRGSIVRGELVPGDTIPSVPELSRTWEVAKATAERAIAVLRQEGLVDSRQGVGTVVRERVLLAYTAGERYQTARATGNIYTSGEHAEILGAERAEASEEVAAALGVEPGTAVVWRQRVTLEGQLPTGTSISWFLADLATQCPRLLMRDRIREGTTRYLEVQTGRRPSSGRDTWTARLATPEELTLLQLEAPAAVSETRHTVFDADGNPLGYEVGVIPAGRWARVEEYAL, translated from the coding sequence GTGGCACTGCCCAAGTACGAGCAGATCGCGCAGAGCCTGCGCGGCAGCATCGTTCGGGGCGAACTCGTCCCCGGCGACACCATTCCGTCCGTCCCGGAACTCTCGCGGACGTGGGAGGTGGCCAAGGCCACGGCCGAGAGGGCCATTGCGGTGCTGCGACAGGAGGGCCTTGTCGACAGCCGCCAAGGGGTCGGCACGGTTGTACGCGAGCGCGTCCTCCTGGCGTACACCGCTGGTGAGCGCTATCAGACCGCCCGGGCCACGGGCAACATCTACACGTCCGGCGAGCACGCCGAAATCCTTGGCGCAGAGCGCGCGGAAGCCTCCGAGGAGGTCGCGGCGGCGCTGGGCGTCGAGCCGGGAACAGCGGTGGTCTGGCGTCAGCGCGTGACTCTGGAAGGCCAGTTGCCCACCGGTACGTCCATCTCCTGGTTTCTCGCGGACCTGGCCACACAGTGCCCGCGCCTGCTGATGCGGGACCGCATCCGCGAGGGCACGACGCGGTATCTGGAGGTGCAGACCGGGCGGCGCCCGTCGTCGGGACGCGACACCTGGACGGCACGTCTTGCCACTCCGGAGGAGTTGACCCTGCTTCAACTTGAAGCTCCAGCAGCCGTTTCGGAAACTCGGCACACCGTGTTCGATGCGGACGGCAACCCCCTGGGCTACGAGGTGGGTGTCATCCCGGCCGGCCGTTGGGCGCGCGTGGAGGAGTACGCCCTCTAG
- a CDS encoding DUF397 domain-containing protein has translation MLVLGQCHECASTFLGNWFDQGAYGWHKASASANQNECVEVGTFPLGLDVVAVRDTKAQGAGAVLGFTAEAWSAFVADVKSGRFTS, from the coding sequence CTGCTCGTACTTGGGCAGTGCCACGAGTGCGCCTCCACTTTCCTAGGTAACTGGTTCGATCAGGGAGCGTACGGCTGGCACAAGGCCAGCGCGAGTGCGAACCAGAACGAGTGTGTCGAGGTTGGGACTTTCCCGCTCGGGCTCGACGTGGTTGCTGTCCGCGACACCAAGGCGCAGGGTGCTGGCGCGGTCCTCGGCTTCACAGCTGAGGCGTGGTCGGCGTTCGTCGCCGACGTGAAGAGTGGACGCTTCACGTCGTAG
- a CDS encoding alpha/beta fold hydrolase gives MTLSHDLAGEGPTLVLLHSGVCDRRMWDAQWSPLIDAGFRVLRCDFRGFGSTPAPDRPHSDADDVLELLDALDIGQAALVGASYGGGVALEIAARRPERVSALALLCSALAGHEPSAELAAVGAREDALIEAGDVAGAVELMVGTWLGPDADQAVREAVRRMQRRAFDVQLAAAARFEPIEAAYDPAAVRAPCLALSGAHDLPDFRQIAARLPTLLADARHVELPWAGHLPSLERPSAITDLLVGFLRERTVPRR, from the coding sequence ATGACGCTCTCTCATGACCTGGCCGGAGAAGGCCCCACCCTGGTCCTGCTGCACTCCGGGGTGTGCGACCGGCGGATGTGGGACGCCCAGTGGTCCCCCCTGATCGACGCCGGGTTCCGGGTGCTGCGCTGTGACTTCCGGGGCTTCGGCAGCACCCCGGCCCCGGACCGGCCGCACAGCGATGCCGATGACGTGCTGGAACTCCTGGACGCTCTCGACATCGGCCAGGCGGCGCTGGTCGGGGCCTCGTACGGTGGCGGCGTCGCCCTGGAGATCGCGGCGCGCCGACCGGAGCGGGTGAGCGCTCTGGCGCTGCTCTGTTCCGCGCTGGCCGGGCACGAGCCCTCCGCCGAACTGGCCGCTGTCGGTGCGCGCGAGGACGCGCTGATCGAGGCGGGGGACGTCGCCGGTGCGGTGGAACTCATGGTCGGGACCTGGCTCGGACCGGACGCCGACCAGGCCGTCCGGGAGGCCGTACGCCGGATGCAGCGGCGGGCCTTCGACGTCCAACTGGCCGCCGCCGCACGGTTCGAGCCGATCGAGGCTGCGTACGACCCGGCGGCGGTACGCGCCCCCTGCCTGGCCCTGTCGGGCGCGCACGATCTGCCGGACTTCCGGCAGATCGCGGCCCGGCTGCCGACGCTGCTCGCCGACGCCCGCCATGTGGAGCTTCCCTGGGCGGGCCATCTCCCGAGCCTGGAGCGGCCGTCGGCGATCACCGACCTGCTGGTCGGCTTTCTGCGTGAGCGGACCGTGCCGCGTCGATGA
- a CDS encoding class I SAM-dependent methyltransferase codes for MKLDLRAHARQALIRLGGRLGTERLHDARNVLGALALGRWLADHPSVTGVIGKHPEKTGVYQDAVAMVTGKTPLYLEFGVWEGLSLRWWAEHLKQPGARFVGFDSFEGLPEQWRPDYPPGTFAVGRPPAIDDDRVSFQVGWFADTLRDFELPEHDQLVVNIDCTLYSSTATVLQALEKHIKPGDLIYFDELPEYDHELRAFFEHVERCGWVIRPVSHARGYYWLFSYE; via the coding sequence ATGAAGCTCGACCTGCGCGCTCACGCCCGGCAGGCGCTCATACGCCTGGGGGGCAGGCTGGGGACGGAGCGGCTCCACGACGCACGCAACGTGCTCGGAGCGCTGGCCCTCGGCCGGTGGCTGGCGGACCACCCGTCGGTGACCGGCGTCATCGGCAAGCACCCGGAGAAGACCGGCGTCTACCAGGACGCCGTGGCGATGGTCACCGGCAAGACGCCGCTCTACCTGGAGTTCGGCGTCTGGGAGGGGCTCTCGCTGCGCTGGTGGGCCGAGCACCTGAAGCAGCCGGGCGCCCGGTTCGTCGGCTTCGACAGCTTCGAGGGGCTGCCCGAGCAGTGGCGCCCCGACTACCCGCCGGGCACCTTCGCGGTCGGCCGGCCGCCGGCCATCGACGACGACCGGGTGTCGTTCCAGGTCGGCTGGTTCGCCGACACCCTGCGGGATTTCGAACTCCCCGAGCACGACCAGCTCGTGGTCAACATCGACTGCACGCTGTACTCCAGCACCGCCACGGTGCTGCAGGCCCTGGAGAAGCACATCAAGCCGGGCGACCTCATCTACTTCGACGAACTGCCCGAGTACGATCACGAGCTGCGGGCCTTCTTCGAGCACGTCGAGCGCTGCGGCTGGGTGATCCGTCCGGTGTCGCACGCGCGCGGCTACTACTGGCTGTTCAGCTACGAGTGA
- a CDS encoding DUF2510 domain-containing protein — MSTTTPAGWYPDPKPSDPANPGKRWWNGTDWTVSTKTDEVLTASTAAYPAYPAAPAHPLDPAAVAVEPKKPRKRRPVLVAASVAAVLGLGVGSLATYLIMHNDHASSSASSAARNPAGGFGGNGGGSDGLGGSGGSTGGSGSTGGGTGGSGSGGGSSSGNVAVDVANGITLPDPGTGWTGGTDQNGDAYLSYGSYTCSGSSGGTCSLAGASTSTLTAPVSGGAQAAATADMATAVSQSYGTITGHKQLEAKAVTVAGRSGYLIRWQVDAKVGNNGTVEDVVFPNSANTKLIAVHLGFDIASKAPAVSVMDSIISGIQDYSGGAAGGGTGGGTTS; from the coding sequence GTGAGTACGACAACACCTGCCGGCTGGTACCCGGACCCGAAGCCGAGCGATCCTGCCAACCCCGGTAAGCGGTGGTGGAACGGCACCGACTGGACCGTCAGCACCAAGACGGACGAGGTGCTGACCGCCTCCACGGCCGCCTACCCGGCCTATCCGGCGGCCCCGGCCCACCCCCTGGACCCTGCGGCCGTCGCGGTCGAGCCGAAGAAGCCGCGCAAGCGCCGCCCCGTGCTGGTCGCTGCCTCGGTCGCGGCCGTCCTCGGGCTCGGGGTGGGATCACTCGCCACGTACCTGATCATGCACAACGACCACGCGTCCAGCAGCGCCTCCTCGGCCGCGCGCAACCCGGCCGGCGGCTTCGGCGGCAACGGCGGCGGCTCGGACGGCCTCGGCGGTTCCGGCGGCAGCACCGGCGGCTCGGGCAGCACCGGCGGCGGCACCGGCGGCAGCGGCTCGGGCGGCGGCAGCTCCTCCGGCAACGTCGCGGTGGACGTCGCCAACGGGATCACCCTCCCGGACCCGGGCACCGGCTGGACCGGCGGCACCGACCAGAACGGCGACGCCTACCTCTCGTACGGCAGCTACACCTGCTCGGGCTCCAGCGGCGGCACCTGCTCCCTGGCCGGGGCCTCCACCAGCACGCTGACCGCCCCGGTCAGCGGCGGCGCGCAGGCGGCCGCGACCGCCGACATGGCGACGGCGGTCAGCCAGTCCTACGGCACGATCACCGGCCACAAGCAGCTGGAGGCGAAGGCGGTGACCGTGGCCGGGCGCTCCGGCTACCTCATCCGCTGGCAGGTCGACGCCAAGGTCGGCAACAACGGCACGGTGGAGGACGTCGTCTTCCCCAACAGCGCCAACACCAAGCTGATCGCCGTCCACCTGGGCTTCGACATCGCCAGCAAGGCCCCGGCGGTGTCGGTGATGGACAGCATCATCTCCGGCATCCAGGACTACAGCGGCGGCGCGGCCGGCGGCGGCACCGGCGGAGGCACGACCTCCTGA
- a CDS encoding amino acid deaminase/aldolase has translation MVTLSVDRARYDRATAHLDAPLAIVDLEAFDANAADLVRRAAGKPIRVASKSVRCRALLERVLGLDGFQGVMSFTLAESVWLARAGFEDILLAYPSVDRAGYAELAADAKLAGTITVLLDDPAQLDLIDAARGEAGTEEIRVCLELDTALHLFGGRVRVGARRSPLRTPEALASFAELVQQRPGFRVVGLMAYEGHVAGVGDSVAGRPLRSRMIQLMQARARAELAQRRAETVRAVRRVVDLEFVNGGGTGSVESTVAEDAVTEVAAGSGLYVPRLFDNYRSFHGRPAALFAQPVVRRPGVGVVTVLGGGYPASGAAGPDRSPVPYLPPGLRYDPQEGAGEVQTPLLGAAADDLLIGDRVWFRHAKAGELCERFADLHLVEGDRITATVPTYRGEGRTFL, from the coding sequence ATGGTGACCCTTTCTGTCGACCGCGCCCGCTACGACCGTGCCACCGCCCACCTCGACGCGCCGCTGGCGATCGTGGATCTCGAGGCTTTCGACGCCAACGCGGCCGACTTGGTCCGCCGTGCCGCCGGCAAGCCGATCCGGGTGGCGAGCAAGTCGGTGCGCTGCCGGGCGCTGCTGGAGCGGGTGCTGGGCCTGGACGGTTTCCAGGGGGTCATGAGCTTCACCCTGGCCGAGTCGGTCTGGCTGGCCCGGGCGGGCTTCGAGGACATCCTGCTGGCGTACCCCTCGGTGGACCGGGCCGGCTACGCCGAGCTGGCCGCGGACGCCAAACTGGCCGGGACGATCACCGTGCTGCTGGACGATCCGGCGCAGCTCGACCTGATCGACGCGGCCCGGGGCGAGGCGGGCACCGAGGAGATCCGGGTCTGCCTGGAGCTGGACACCGCGCTGCACCTGTTCGGCGGCCGGGTGCGGGTCGGCGCGCGGCGCTCCCCGCTGCGGACGCCGGAGGCGCTGGCGTCCTTCGCCGAGCTGGTGCAGCAGCGTCCGGGCTTCCGGGTGGTCGGGCTGATGGCGTACGAGGGGCATGTGGCCGGGGTCGGCGACTCCGTCGCCGGGCGGCCGCTGCGCTCCCGGATGATCCAGCTGATGCAGGCCAGGGCCCGGGCCGAGCTGGCGCAGCGGCGGGCGGAGACGGTGCGGGCGGTGCGCCGGGTGGTGGATCTGGAGTTCGTCAACGGCGGCGGCACCGGCAGTGTGGAGTCCACGGTCGCCGAGGACGCGGTGACCGAGGTCGCGGCCGGGTCGGGGCTGTACGTCCCCCGGCTGTTCGACAACTACCGCTCGTTCCACGGCCGTCCGGCCGCGCTGTTCGCCCAGCCGGTGGTGCGGCGTCCGGGCGTGGGCGTGGTGACGGTGCTCGGCGGCGGCTACCCGGCCTCGGGCGCGGCGGGCCCGGACCGCTCGCCCGTGCCCTACCTGCCGCCGGGGCTGCGCTACGACCCGCAGGAGGGCGCGGGCGAGGTGCAGACGCCGCTGCTCGGCGCGGCGGCGGACGACCTGCTGATCGGCGACCGGGTGTGGTTCCGGCATGCGAAGGCGGGCGAGCTGTGCGAGCGCTTCGCCGATCTGCACCTGGTCGAGGGCGACCGGATCACCGCGACCGTCCCGACGTACCGGGGCGAGGGCCGGACCTTCCTCTGA
- a CDS encoding serine hydrolase: MSMRSVSLTRMLTLVSVLTAAGIITVLLLQGHSSAAESHARMSSVADSTSSSAAPASAAAPASAKPSAKPKPSATAPAAPAANAALRSAVAGANGAVSVSVTDLGTGRSLTYGAPGHGFATASIVKLDILSTLLLQAQDQGTVLTAAQRSLATTMIENSDNNAATALWNQIGQESGLNTANRRFGLVSTSGGTDGNWGLTSTTAADQVRLLRQVFTGDSLLSSASRSYVQGLLGQVESDQRWGVSAAASGSDYAVKNGWLPRSATGLWVINSIGMVQRDGHELLIAAVSDGNLSESSGIALVQSVARAAADSLNGS; this comes from the coding sequence ATGTCGATGCGAAGTGTCTCCCTGACGAGGATGCTGACCCTGGTGAGCGTCCTCACAGCTGCGGGCATCATCACCGTCCTGCTGCTGCAAGGGCATTCCAGTGCGGCCGAGAGCCACGCGAGAATGTCCTCCGTGGCCGACTCGACCTCTTCTTCCGCAGCTCCCGCGTCCGCCGCAGCCCCCGCGTCCGCGAAGCCGTCCGCCAAGCCGAAGCCCTCGGCAACCGCCCCGGCCGCCCCCGCCGCGAACGCCGCGCTGCGCAGCGCCGTGGCCGGGGCCAACGGCGCGGTCTCGGTCTCGGTGACCGACCTGGGCACCGGGCGGTCGCTGACGTACGGCGCGCCCGGGCACGGCTTCGCCACCGCCAGCATCGTCAAGCTCGACATCCTGTCCACGCTGCTGCTGCAGGCCCAGGACCAGGGCACCGTGCTGACCGCCGCACAGCGCAGCCTGGCCACCACCATGATCGAGAACAGCGACAACAACGCCGCGACCGCCCTGTGGAACCAGATCGGCCAGGAGAGCGGTCTGAACACGGCGAACCGGCGCTTCGGGCTGGTCTCCACCTCGGGCGGCACGGACGGCAACTGGGGCCTGACCTCGACCACCGCCGCCGACCAGGTGCGGCTGCTGCGCCAGGTCTTCACCGGCGACTCGCTGCTGTCGTCCGCCTCGCGCAGCTACGTCCAGGGGCTGCTCGGGCAGGTGGAGAGCGACCAGCGCTGGGGCGTGAGTGCGGCGGCCAGCGGCAGCGACTACGCGGTGAAGAACGGCTGGCTGCCGCGGTCCGCGACCGGCCTGTGGGTGATCAACAGCATCGGGATGGTCCAGCGGGACGGGCACGAGCTGCTGATCGCGGCGGTCTCGGACGGCAACCTCAGCGAGTCCAGTGGGATCGCGCTGGTGCAGTCGGTCGCCCGGGCGGCTGCCGATTCGCTGAACGGCAGCTGA